Proteins found in one Mucilaginibacter gracilis genomic segment:
- the yajC gene encoding preprotein translocase subunit YajC, whose protein sequence is MISTILLQLPGGSMTQTYIMFGLIFVVFYFFMIRPQIKKQKDQKKFVEELQKGHKVVTTAGIHGKVVEINDITVLVEVDNGVKIKFDKSAISLEASKALNAPAVVK, encoded by the coding sequence ATGATATCTACTATTCTATTACAGTTGCCAGGTGGCAGCATGACTCAAACATATATTATGTTCGGGTTAATTTTTGTTGTATTTTATTTTTTCATGATCCGTCCGCAAATCAAGAAACAAAAAGACCAGAAAAAATTTGTTGAAGAATTGCAAAAGGGCCACAAAGTGGTAACCACAGCCGGCATACACGGCAAAGTTGTTGAAATTAACGACATTACTGTACTGGTAGAAGTTGATAACGGCGTAAAAATCAAATTTGATAAATCGGCCATTTCGTTAGAAGCCTCAAAAGCTTTGAACGCTCCTGCGGTTGTTAAATAA
- a CDS encoding DUF1573 domain-containing protein has product MKKIFLALITAGMLAACNNTSKQTTATNADSVAGKPTAAQIAMAPVITFESDSYDFGKIKEGDKVSHNFKFTNSGKSPLIISSAVASCGCTTPEWPKEPVKPGDSGVIKVTFNSAGKGGLQDKLITITANTIPAQNLAHLKGEVEVTKTK; this is encoded by the coding sequence ATGAAAAAAATATTTTTAGCCCTAATTACAGCAGGCATGCTGGCGGCCTGCAACAACACCAGCAAACAAACAACAGCAACCAATGCCGATAGCGTAGCCGGCAAACCAACGGCTGCACAAATTGCTATGGCACCCGTAATTACGTTTGAAAGCGACAGCTACGATTTTGGTAAAATAAAAGAGGGCGATAAGGTATCGCACAATTTTAAATTTACCAATAGCGGTAAATCGCCGTTAATAATTAGCAGTGCGGTAGCATCATGCGGTTGCACCACGCCCGAGTGGCCCAAAGAACCCGTTAAACCCGGCGATAGCGGTGTAATTAAGGTTACCTTTAATAGCGCCGGTAAAGGTGGCCTGCAAGACAAGCTGATAACCATTACCGCCAACACCATACCGGCCCAAAACCTGGCGCACCTTAAAGGCGAAGTTGAAGTAACTAAAACTAAATAA
- the nusB gene encoding transcription antitermination factor NusB, producing MLNRRHLRVKVLQSLYGFYQSEKKDLRIHEKSLIQSVDSVHEMYIWMLSLINEVVQYADTDATGRAAKHLPTAADLAPNLKILSNTFIKSLNLNKDYISAVKKYKILWNFDPELTKSLFATLKNSSEYTEYLEKTDDTIHSDKDIIKFIFKKVILKSSLAEQVFEDKFIYWPVDRDVLQALIAKTFKNFAHEEPEKNKLAETVVNWEDDREYIVNLFQLTIRHDAAFQEMITAKTQNWEPERIAMMDTLLMKMAIAEFMYFNSIPVKVTINEYLEISKEFSTPKSNSFINGILDKILADLKAEGKIKKTGRGLME from the coding sequence ATGTTAAACAGAAGGCACCTTAGGGTAAAAGTACTACAATCGTTATATGGCTTTTATCAGTCCGAAAAAAAGGATCTCCGTATTCACGAAAAATCATTGATTCAGAGTGTAGATAGCGTACACGAAATGTACATCTGGATGCTATCGCTCATTAACGAAGTTGTACAATACGCCGATACCGATGCAACCGGCCGTGCCGCCAAACACCTGCCCACCGCGGCAGATTTAGCACCCAACCTCAAAATTTTAAGCAATACGTTCATCAAATCGCTTAACCTCAATAAGGATTACATTTCGGCAGTAAAAAAATACAAAATACTGTGGAACTTTGATCCCGAACTAACCAAATCGCTGTTCGCTACACTAAAAAACTCATCGGAATATACCGAGTACCTGGAGAAAACCGACGATACCATCCATTCGGATAAAGACATTATTAAATTCATCTTCAAAAAAGTAATTTTAAAATCGTCATTAGCCGAGCAGGTTTTTGAGGATAAGTTTATTTACTGGCCCGTTGACCGTGATGTGCTACAGGCCCTTATTGCCAAAACCTTTAAAAACTTTGCTCACGAAGAGCCCGAAAAAAATAAACTGGCCGAAACCGTAGTGAACTGGGAAGACGACCGCGAATATATTGTGAACCTGTTTCAGCTAACCATTAGGCACGATGCGGCTTTCCAGGAAATGATAACCGCTAAAACCCAAAACTGGGAGCCCGAGCGTATTGCCATGATGGATACCTTGCTCATGAAAATGGCCATTGCCGAATTTATGTACTTTAACTCTATCCCCGTTAAGGTAACCATTAACGAGTACCTGGAAATTTCGAAGGAGTTTAGCACGCCAAAGAGTAATTCATTTATAAACGGTATATTGGACAAAATTTTAGCCGACCTTAAAGCCGAAGGAAAAATTAAGAAAACCGGCAGGGGATTAATGGAATAA
- a CDS encoding Glu/Leu/Phe/Val dehydrogenase dimerization domain-containing protein: MPVPPSNNTPSVFNQLSVFGHQKVVYCNDEATGLKAIIAIHDTTLGPALGGTRMWPYKTEEDALQDVLRLSRSMTYKAAISGLNLGGGSTVIIGDSHRDKNEALLRMYGKYIKNLNGEYITAEDVGTNTRDMEYIRMETQYVTGVPESIGGSGDPTPVAARGVYMGIKGCLKELYGNDNLAGRSVVVQGTGHVGENLVKLLRDENAKVYVSDIDDDRLRQVAKKYGAEPVGHNSIFDLDVDIYAPCALGATINTETIKQLKCAIIAGSANSQLKDDKLHGQMLLEKGILYAPDYVINAGGLINLYSEIAGFNKKRTMQLTENIYDAVRNVLKLSKTENIPTVEAANKIAEKRIADIKKIKTTY, encoded by the coding sequence ATGCCAGTGCCGCCATCAAATAATACACCTTCTGTATTTAATCAGCTAAGTGTGTTTGGCCATCAAAAGGTGGTTTACTGTAACGACGAGGCAACGGGTTTAAAAGCAATCATAGCCATTCACGATACTACTTTGGGCCCTGCATTGGGCGGTACACGCATGTGGCCCTATAAAACCGAAGAGGATGCCTTGCAGGATGTTTTGCGCCTTTCGCGCAGCATGACGTATAAGGCTGCCATATCGGGCTTAAACCTGGGCGGTGGCTCAACGGTTATCATTGGCGATTCGCACCGTGATAAAAACGAGGCTCTGCTGCGCATGTATGGCAAGTATATTAAAAACCTTAACGGCGAATATATTACTGCCGAAGATGTGGGCACCAATACCCGCGATATGGAATACATACGCATGGAAACCCAGTATGTTACCGGCGTGCCCGAAAGCATTGGCGGCAGCGGCGACCCTACACCTGTAGCCGCACGCGGTGTTTACATGGGTATTAAAGGGTGTTTAAAGGAGTTGTATGGTAACGATAATTTGGCAGGCCGGTCGGTAGTGGTGCAGGGTACGGGCCATGTGGGCGAAAACCTGGTAAAGCTGCTGCGCGATGAGAATGCCAAGGTGTACGTAAGCGATATTGACGACGACAGGCTGCGCCAGGTGGCAAAAAAATATGGTGCCGAACCGGTTGGCCACAACAGTATTTTTGACCTTGATGTTGATATTTATGCGCCCTGCGCTTTAGGTGCAACCATAAATACCGAAACAATTAAGCAGTTAAAATGTGCTATAATAGCGGGCTCGGCAAACAGCCAGTTAAAAGATGATAAGCTGCACGGGCAAATGCTGTTAGAAAAAGGCATTTTGTACGCGCCCGATTATGTAATTAACGCTGGTGGGTTAATAAACCTCTACTCGGAAATTGCGGGTTTTAATAAAAAACGAACCATGCAGCTAACCGAAAATATTTATGATGCGGTGCGCAATGTATTAAAACTATCAAAAACCGAAAACATACCAACCGTTGAGGCAGCCAATAAAATTGCCGAAAAACGGATAGCCGATATTAAAAAGATTAAAACAACATATTAA
- a CDS encoding DUF4348 domain-containing protein — MPKLFKTAALFGFALLITTLACVQKPQHQMVNAIPKKITEPADKNFETFYKHFERDSVFQLSRIIFPVKLTITYDDDTHTIKLIKKADWKYFNTLDSKAEKYIVQTKHLNSTQYKTIINIEDTGYDMEYRFINKGSKWWLAGIEDNGD, encoded by the coding sequence ATGCCAAAGCTTTTTAAAACCGCAGCTTTATTTGGGTTTGCATTACTAATTACCACGCTGGCTTGTGTGCAAAAACCCCAACACCAAATGGTTAATGCAATCCCCAAAAAGATAACCGAGCCCGCCGATAAAAACTTTGAAACCTTTTATAAACACTTTGAGCGCGATTCGGTATTCCAGCTTTCGCGAATCATTTTTCCGGTTAAGTTAACCATTACCTATGATGACGATACCCATACTATTAAATTGATAAAAAAAGCAGATTGGAAGTATTTTAACACTTTAGATAGCAAGGCCGAAAAATACATCGTCCAAACAAAACACCTAAACAGTACTCAATACAAAACCATTATTAACATTGAGGATACCGGTTATGATATGGAATACCGCTTTATAAATAAAGGCAGCAAGTGGTGGCTGGCCGGTATTGAAGATAACGGCGATTGA
- a CDS encoding ABC transporter ATP-binding protein, producing the protein MKHLAYLNKFLYKYRWHLIPGIIFVTISNIFGIIPAQIIRIAFNLVTENISTYQLLNGFEQQPMVYSIFGSSLLLFGTLVLVLALLRGLFVFFMRQTIILMSRHIEYDLKNEIYAHYQALSLAFFRRHNTGDLMNRVTEDVTRVRMYLGPAIMYACNTVTLFIIAIYFMVSVNPKLALLSLLPMPVLALMIYYVNNIIESRSERIQKRLSTLSSFVQENFSGIRVIKSYVREGFVRESFAKESDGYKSQSMDLVMVQALFFPLMLLLVGLSTIITLYVGGVEVIKGNITAGNIAEFIVYLGLLTFPVMSLGWVSSLVQRAAASQKRINEFLHEEPEIKSINKQKQDIKGKIEFKNVSFDYPDTGIKALDDVSFSAEPGQLVAIIGRTGSGKSTIANLIMRMYDTTGGEILIDDKPIKQLNLESYRAQIGFVPQEVFLFSDTIANNIAFSADVLNMPVVEQAAKNAAVYSNIMEFEKGFETMIGERGITLSGGQKQRVSIARAIVKEPQILIFDDCLSAVDTKTEEEILNNLGRSMQNKTSLIIAHRISTIKNADKILVMDNGKILEQGTHAQLMANKAAYFELYEKQLLEEQETA; encoded by the coding sequence GTGAAGCACTTGGCCTACCTCAATAAGTTTTTATACAAATACCGCTGGCATTTAATACCAGGGATTATTTTTGTTACCATATCTAATATTTTCGGCATCATTCCGGCGCAAATTATCCGCATAGCGTTTAACCTCGTTACCGAAAACATTAGCACCTACCAGCTACTTAACGGTTTTGAGCAGCAGCCTATGGTGTACAGCATTTTTGGTTCAAGCTTGTTGCTGTTTGGCACGCTGGTATTGGTGCTGGCGTTGCTGCGCGGTTTGTTTGTGTTTTTTATGCGGCAAACCATTATATTAATGTCGCGCCATATTGAGTACGATTTAAAGAACGAAATATATGCCCACTACCAGGCCCTGTCGCTCGCGTTTTTCCGCCGCCACAACACCGGCGATTTAATGAACCGCGTTACCGAAGATGTGACCCGCGTGCGCATGTACCTTGGCCCGGCCATTATGTATGCCTGCAATACCGTTACCCTTTTTATAATAGCCATTTATTTTATGGTGAGCGTTAACCCTAAACTGGCCCTGCTATCGTTATTGCCTATGCCGGTTTTAGCCCTCATGATATATTACGTAAACAACATTATTGAAAGCCGCAGCGAAAGGATACAAAAACGGCTGTCAACCTTATCAAGCTTTGTGCAGGAAAACTTTTCGGGCATTAGGGTAATCAAATCATACGTTCGCGAAGGTTTTGTGCGCGAAAGCTTTGCTAAGGAGAGCGACGGCTACAAAAGCCAGTCGATGGATTTGGTAATGGTGCAGGCCCTGTTTTTCCCGCTCATGCTGCTGCTGGTTGGTTTAAGCACCATTATCACCCTTTACGTTGGCGGTGTTGAGGTTATAAAAGGCAATATAACTGCCGGTAACATTGCCGAATTTATTGTTTACCTGGGGCTGCTCACCTTCCCGGTGATGAGTTTGGGTTGGGTATCGTCGCTGGTGCAGCGGGCGGCGGCATCGCAAAAGCGCATTAACGAGTTTTTGCACGAGGAGCCCGAAATTAAATCCATCAATAAACAAAAGCAGGATATTAAAGGTAAAATTGAGTTTAAAAATGTAAGTTTTGATTACCCCGATACGGGTATCAAAGCGTTGGATGATGTTTCTTTTTCCGCAGAACCTGGCCAGTTGGTGGCTATCATTGGCCGTACAGGGTCGGGCAAATCAACAATAGCCAATTTAATTATGCGCATGTATGATACCACCGGCGGCGAGATACTCATTGACGATAAACCCATTAAACAGCTAAACCTGGAAAGCTACCGCGCCCAAATTGGCTTTGTACCGCAGGAAGTTTTTTTATTTTCGGACACGATTGCCAACAACATAGCCTTTAGTGCCGATGTACTTAACATGCCCGTTGTTGAGCAGGCCGCAAAAAATGCCGCCGTTTACAGCAATATTATGGAGTTTGAAAAGGGTTTTGAAACCATGATAGGCGAACGCGGCATCACACTATCGGGCGGGCAAAAACAAAGGGTATCAATAGCCCGCGCCATTGTGAAAGAACCCCAGATATTAATTTTTGACGATTGCCTATCGGCCGTAGATACCAAAACCGAGGAAGAGATATTAAACAACCTGGGCCGCAGTATGCAAAATAAAACCAGCCTTATTATTGCCCACCGCATATCAACCATAAAAAATGCCGACAAAATTTTGGTAATGGACAACGGCAAAATACTGGAACAAGGCACACACGCCCAGCTAATGGCCAACAAAGCCGCCTATTTTGAACTGTACGAAAAGCAGTTGTTAGAAGAGCAGGAAACGGCGTAA
- a CDS encoding DUF3276 family protein — protein sequence MGDFDNREREEVFSKKVRAGKRTYFFDVKATRSNDYYITVTESKKRLEDGVFIKHKIFLYKEDFEKFAEGLKDTIDYIKANQDVVEKRYEYNEIPETAKVNDDFSFEI from the coding sequence ATGGGAGATTTTGATAACAGGGAGCGCGAAGAAGTATTTTCAAAAAAAGTAAGGGCCGGAAAAAGAACTTATTTTTTTGATGTAAAAGCCACACGATCAAACGATTATTACATTACCGTAACCGAGAGTAAAAAACGTTTGGAAGACGGTGTTTTTATCAAGCACAAAATATTTTTATACAAAGAAGATTTTGAAAAATTTGCCGAAGGCTTAAAAGATACCATCGATTACATTAAAGCCAACCAGGACGTTGTTGAAAAACGCTACGAATACAACGAAATACCCGAAACCGCCAAAGTAAACGACGATTTTTCGTTCGAGATATAA
- the mgtE gene encoding magnesium transporter, translating into MKEMVEELELILKTEDEEQLRAYLDNLNISEVEELIDEMPEMAALFIQSISLNRAVNVFRILDFPTQERIIKKLPGAKIAEIVRELPPDDRTALFSELHGDTVKAMILQLPADDRKEALMLLGYKEDSVGRLMTPDYITVKKSWDVTRVLTHLRKYGKNSETIDVLYVIDSSGVLVDDIRIRDILLVEPETKISTLMDNRLIALNVNDPQEEAINVFRMNNRTALPVTDDNNILLGIVTVDDILWIANEEYTEDIQKIGGTEALDEPYLDINIMRLVKKRVGWLIILFLSEMLTTTAMQSYGGELASLTMLAFFVPLIISSGGNSGSQASTLIIQAMALGEVKLVDWWRVMRREIISGLLLGTILGIIGFSRVAIWTTFSDIYGEHWLLMAFTVGFSLIGVVLWGSLAGSMLPLALKKVGFDPATSSAPFVATLVDVTGLVIYFNIAMLIFGHILKVPVHK; encoded by the coding sequence ATGAAAGAAATGGTTGAGGAATTGGAGTTAATTCTAAAAACGGAGGATGAGGAACAACTCCGTGCGTATTTGGATAATCTTAATATTTCGGAAGTAGAGGAACTTATTGATGAGATGCCCGAAATGGCCGCTTTATTTATCCAATCCATATCCCTTAACCGCGCGGTAAATGTTTTTAGGATATTGGATTTTCCTACTCAGGAACGGATCATTAAAAAACTTCCGGGTGCAAAAATAGCCGAGATAGTTAGAGAATTACCTCCCGACGACCGTACCGCCCTTTTTAGTGAATTACATGGCGATACCGTTAAGGCCATGATACTACAGCTACCTGCCGACGACCGCAAAGAAGCCCTGATGCTATTAGGTTACAAGGAAGACAGCGTTGGCCGACTGATGACCCCCGATTATATTACCGTTAAAAAATCCTGGGACGTTACCCGCGTACTTACCCACCTGCGCAAGTATGGCAAAAACTCGGAAACGATTGACGTTTTGTATGTGATTGACAGCAGCGGCGTACTGGTTGACGATATACGCATACGCGATATACTTTTGGTTGAACCCGAAACCAAGATAAGTACCCTGATGGATAACCGCCTGATTGCCCTTAACGTGAACGACCCGCAGGAGGAAGCCATTAACGTTTTCCGGATGAATAACCGCACTGCGCTGCCCGTTACCGATGATAACAACATCCTACTGGGCATTGTTACCGTTGACGATATTTTGTGGATTGCCAACGAAGAGTATACCGAAGACATCCAAAAAATTGGCGGTACCGAAGCGCTGGACGAGCCGTATCTGGATATTAACATTATGCGCCTGGTTAAAAAGCGCGTTGGCTGGTTAATTATTTTATTTTTAAGCGAGATGTTAACTACAACGGCCATGCAATCATACGGTGGCGAACTGGCTTCGTTAACCATGCTGGCATTTTTTGTGCCGCTCATTATATCCAGCGGTGGCAATAGCGGCTCGCAGGCTTCTACGCTTATTATACAGGCTATGGCCCTGGGCGAGGTTAAACTGGTAGACTGGTGGCGCGTAATGCGCCGCGAAATTATTTCGGGTTTATTACTGGGCACCATATTGGGCATAATAGGCTTTTCGCGCGTTGCCATATGGACAACCTTTAGCGATATTTACGGCGAACACTGGCTGCTAATGGCCTTTACAGTTGGCTTTTCGCTGATAGGGGTTGTACTCTGGGGGTCGCTGGCGGGCTCCATGCTGCCACTCGCCCTCAAAAAAGTAGGCTTTGACCCGGCAACTTCTTCCGCACCATTTGTAGCCACCCTGGTTGACGTTACCGGACTGGTTATTTACTTCAACATAGCCATGCTAATTTTCGGCCATATTTTGAAAGTGCCGGTGCATAAGTAA
- the ychF gene encoding redox-regulated ATPase YchF produces the protein MGLQCGIVGLPNVGKSTLFNCLSNAKAQAANFPFCTIEPNVGVITVPDERLTKLIELVNPKNVVPNVIEIVDIAGLVKGASKGEGLGNQFLGNIRATNAIIHVLRCFDDDNVIHVDGSVDPIRDKEIIDTELQLKDLESIEKKIQKVEKGAKIGDKEQKRAYDVLNVYRNHLLEGKSARTAPVAEEDKDYIADLWLLTAKPVMYVCNVEEKSVNTGNAYVEKVKAAVKDENAQVLVISAQIESEIASLDSYEERQMFLDDLGLTQSGVTQLIKAAYKLLNLATYFTAGVQEVRAWTITLGFTAPQAAGVIHTDFEKGFIRAEVIKYDDFVKYGSENACKENGKLSVEGKTYIVADGDIMHFRFNV, from the coding sequence ATGGGACTACAGTGTGGTATAGTAGGTTTGCCAAATGTGGGTAAATCAACACTTTTTAATTGCTTATCAAACGCCAAGGCGCAGGCGGCAAATTTTCCTTTTTGCACCATTGAGCCCAATGTGGGTGTTATTACCGTTCCGGACGAGCGCTTAACCAAGCTTATCGAACTGGTAAATCCTAAAAACGTAGTGCCCAACGTTATTGAAATAGTTGATATTGCCGGCCTGGTTAAAGGCGCCAGCAAGGGCGAAGGCCTGGGCAACCAGTTTTTAGGTAACATACGCGCCACAAACGCTATTATACACGTTTTGCGTTGTTTTGATGATGATAACGTGATACACGTTGACGGATCTGTTGACCCGATACGTGATAAGGAAATTATTGATACCGAGTTGCAACTGAAAGACCTGGAATCGATAGAAAAAAAGATTCAGAAGGTTGAAAAAGGTGCCAAAATTGGCGATAAGGAACAAAAACGTGCCTACGATGTGTTAAACGTTTACCGTAACCATTTGCTGGAAGGTAAATCGGCCCGTACTGCACCGGTTGCCGAAGAAGATAAGGATTACATTGCCGACCTGTGGTTGCTAACCGCCAAACCGGTAATGTATGTATGCAACGTGGAAGAAAAATCGGTAAACACGGGCAACGCTTATGTAGAAAAAGTTAAGGCCGCCGTTAAAGACGAAAATGCACAGGTGCTGGTTATTTCGGCTCAAATAGAATCGGAAATTGCGTCGTTAGACTCGTATGAAGAGCGCCAGATGTTTCTGGACGATTTGGGTTTAACCCAATCGGGCGTAACACAGTTAATTAAAGCCGCCTACAAGCTTTTAAACCTGGCCACTTACTTTACCGCCGGTGTGCAGGAAGTACGCGCCTGGACCATTACCCTGGGCTTTACCGCCCCGCAAGCGGCAGGCGTTATCCATACCGACTTTGAAAAGGGCTTTATCCGCGCCGAGGTTATTAAATACGACGATTTTGTAAAATACGGCTCAGAAAACGCCTGCAAAGAAAACGGAAAACTAAGCGTAGAAGGCAAAACCTACATAGTTGCCGACGGCGATATTATGCACTTCAGGTTTAACGTTTAG
- a CDS encoding M16 family metallopeptidase, whose product MQIKNICLAIAGTLVLAANALAQQKPLPLDVAVRTGKLPNGFTYYIRHNEEPKNRVVFYLANKVGSILETDEQQGLAHFMEHMSFNGTTHFPKNELINYLQKSGVRFGADLNAYTSFDETVYQLPLPTDKPDVLQNGIQIMRDWAQEATLDPVEIDKERGVVLEEKRLGKGAQERMRRQYFPMLLNQSRYASRIPIGTEEVLKSFKPETIRDYYHTWYRPDLQALIVVGDIDVNQMEQTIKAKFGDLKNPAAEKERVKYTIPLTGQNHFQSVSDPEMTSIVAEVIIKHKATGLSTASDYKASMINSLFNSMLGARYAELLRQADPPYIQGGADIDDFLGGLDNFSASVVVKPQGMEKGLKAVWRETERVKRFGFTATELDRAKQSYLSRMESALKEKNKTESESYVKEYLAYFLKNEAAPGIDAEYELVKAALPQITLADLAKTAQQYIRNDNRDILLMAPEKDKAGLPDEATVNGWLKAVEAEDLKPYNDEVSTLALLAKQPTPGKIVNQVKDAGLGITTLTLSNGIKVVLKPTDFKNNEIMFGSFSPGGTSLYPDADYQSAANTGIIPSFGAGNYNTTELSKFLSGKQVAVQPYISERGQGVSGGAIPQDLETALQLCYAYLTEPRKDANQFQSIIQRSKASLANRGSDPNSVFKDSVSSFLGNYNIRRTPPTLAKLDAINLDKAYQIYKERFANAAGTTFVFVGSIDVETIKPLLEKYIASLPVTGAAQAAKDLGIHPPEGRFQKNVYKGTEQKATVQLFFTGNFAYSANEKQQLDALKETLEFRLLERLREDEGGVYTPGAYANVAKLPSARYNFIIAFGCAPQNVDKLIASALDEVEKLKTQGPPQVNVDKYKAEELRSRETNFKTNKFWLSYLSGQLQNNDPLTELDSYNNNLQAITPESLKQTAQKYLSGKNYIRFVLLPENNSSTTTPANPGGK is encoded by the coding sequence ATGCAAATAAAAAACATCTGTCTGGCTATAGCCGGAACCCTGGTATTGGCCGCAAATGCACTGGCGCAACAAAAACCTTTACCGCTTGATGTGGCGGTGCGTACCGGTAAATTGCCCAATGGCTTTACCTACTACATACGGCACAACGAAGAGCCCAAAAACAGGGTGGTATTTTACCTGGCCAACAAGGTAGGTTCGATACTGGAAACCGACGAGCAGCAGGGCCTTGCCCACTTTATGGAGCATATGAGCTTTAATGGTACCACGCATTTCCCAAAAAATGAGCTGATAAATTACCTTCAAAAATCGGGCGTGCGCTTTGGTGCGGATTTAAACGCTTATACCAGCTTTGACGAAACCGTTTACCAACTGCCATTACCTACCGATAAGCCCGATGTACTGCAAAATGGCATCCAAATTATGCGCGACTGGGCGCAGGAAGCAACTTTAGACCCGGTTGAAATTGACAAGGAACGCGGTGTGGTTTTAGAAGAAAAGCGTTTGGGCAAAGGTGCCCAGGAGCGTATGCGCCGCCAGTATTTCCCCATGCTGCTCAACCAATCGCGCTATGCCAGCCGTATACCTATAGGTACCGAAGAGGTATTGAAAAGCTTTAAACCCGAAACCATCAGAGATTATTACCATACCTGGTACAGGCCCGATTTGCAGGCGCTGATTGTGGTTGGCGATATTGATGTGAACCAGATGGAGCAAACCATTAAGGCCAAATTTGGCGATTTAAAAAACCCTGCTGCCGAAAAAGAGCGTGTAAAATATACCATCCCGCTAACGGGCCAAAACCATTTCCAGTCGGTTAGCGATCCGGAGATGACATCTATCGTAGCAGAGGTTATCATTAAACACAAGGCTACCGGCTTATCAACCGCTTCGGATTATAAGGCATCTATGATTAACAGCTTGTTTAACAGCATGCTTGGTGCGCGTTACGCCGAACTGCTAAGGCAGGCCGACCCGCCTTATATACAGGGTGGTGCCGATATAGACGATTTTTTAGGTGGTTTGGATAACTTTAGCGCAAGCGTAGTGGTTAAACCACAGGGCATGGAAAAAGGTTTAAAAGCTGTATGGCGCGAAACCGAAAGGGTAAAACGCTTTGGCTTTACGGCTACCGAGTTGGATAGGGCCAAGCAAAGCTATTTGAGCCGTATGGAGTCGGCTTTAAAAGAGAAAAACAAAACCGAATCTGAAAGTTATGTAAAAGAATACCTGGCTTACTTTTTAAAAAATGAAGCTGCCCCGGGTATAGATGCCGAATATGAATTAGTTAAAGCTGCCCTGCCGCAAATTACCCTTGCCGACCTGGCTAAAACAGCGCAGCAATACATACGCAACGATAACCGCGATATTTTGCTAATGGCTCCCGAAAAGGATAAAGCCGGATTGCCTGACGAGGCTACCGTTAACGGATGGCTGAAAGCCGTTGAGGCCGAAGATTTAAAACCTTATAACGACGAGGTAAGCACTTTAGCTTTACTGGCTAAACAGCCAACGCCGGGTAAAATAGTTAACCAGGTTAAGGATGCCGGCCTGGGCATAACCACCTTAACCCTTAGCAACGGCATTAAAGTGGTACTAAAACCTACCGATTTTAAAAATAACGAAATTATGTTTGGCTCTTTTTCGCCAGGCGGCACGTCGTTGTATCCCGATGCCGATTACCAGAGTGCTGCCAACACGGGCATTATACCATCTTTTGGTGCTGGTAATTATAACACTACCGAGTTGAGCAAGTTTTTATCGGGCAAGCAGGTAGCGGTGCAGCCTTACATTAGCGAGCGCGGCCAGGGTGTTAGCGGTGGCGCTATCCCTCAAGACCTGGAAACGGCCCTGCAACTTTGCTATGCTTACTTAACCGAACCGCGTAAAGATGCAAACCAGTTTCAAAGCATCATTCAGCGTTCAAAAGCAAGTTTGGCCAACCGTGGCAGCGATCCTAATAGTGTTTTTAAAGATTCGGTTAGCTCCTTTTTAGGCAACTATAACATCCGCCGCACGCCGCCAACGCTTGCCAAGTTAGATGCTATAAATTTAGATAAAGCATACCAAATTTATAAAGAGCGTTTTGCCAACGCTGCCGGCACCACCTTTGTTTTTGTGGGCAGCATTGATGTGGAAACCATTAAACCTTTGCTTGAAAAATACATAGCCTCGTTACCGGTAACCGGTGCAGCGCAAGCGGCTAAAGATTTGGGCATCCATCCGCCCGAAGGCCGTTTCCAAAAAAATGTTTATAAAGGCACCGAGCAAAAGGCTACAGTACAACTGTTTTTTACAGGCAATTTTGCTTACAGCGCTAACGAAAAACAACAGTTAGATGCCTTGAAAGAAACCCTTGAATTTAGGCTGTTAGAGCGCCTGCGCGAAGATGAAGGCGGTGTTTACACGCCTGGTGCTTATGCTAATGTGGCCAAGTTGCCAAGCGCGCGTTACAACTTTATTATTGCCTTTGGCTGTGCGCCGCAAAATGTTGATAAGCTGATAGCTTCGGCGCTTGACGAGGTGGAGAAACTGAAAACGCAAGGCCCGCCGCAGGTAAACGTTGATAAGTACAAAGCCGAGGAACTGCGTAGCCGCGAAACTAACTTTAAAACCAACAAATTTTGGTTAAGCTACCTAAGCGGACAGTTACAAAACAACGACCCGCTAACCGAGCTGGATAGCTATAACAATAATTTGCAGGCCATAACGCCCGAAAGCCTGAAACAAACTGCTCAAAAATACCTGAGCGGTAAAAACTACATCAGGTTTGTGCTTTTGCCCGAAAATAACAGCAGTACAACAACGCCTGCAAACCCAGGCGGAAAATAA